Proteins co-encoded in one Populus trichocarpa isolate Nisqually-1 chromosome 10, P.trichocarpa_v4.1, whole genome shotgun sequence genomic window:
- the LOC7492421 gene encoding enoyl-CoA delta isomerase 2, peroxisomal yields the protein MCTLEKTGTNIFILTLTGADEHRLNPTLIDSILSALRQAKSQATKGSVLITTSRGKFFSNGFDLAWAQAASSKPKATERLHHMVELLKPVVAELISLPMPTIAAVNGHAAAAGLILALSHDYIHMKRDRGVLYMSEVDIGLTFPDYFTALFRAKVGSPSVLRDVLLRGAKVKGDEAVRRGIVEAAHDNEERLSEATMRLGEQLASRKWLGEIYKEIRKSLYPELCGVLGLDHAIIAKL from the coding sequence ATGTGCACATTAGAGAAGACCGGCACCAACATCTTCATTTTAACATTAACCGGCGCCGATGAGCACCGTTTAAACCCCACTCTTATCGACTCCATCCTCTCCGCTCTTCGCCAAGCCAAATCGCAAGCCACTAAAGGCTCGGTTCTCATCACAACATCGCGGGGCAAGTTCTTCTCCAACGGCTTCGATCTAGCCTGGGCTCAAGCCGCCAGCTCCAAGCCCAAAGCAACCGAGCGTCTCCACCACATGGTGGAACTTCTCAAGCCGGTGGTAGCCGAGCTAATCTCTCTCCCTATGCCAACCATCGCGGCAGTCAACGGCCACGCAGCCGCCGCGGGGCTGATCCTGGCTCTGAGTCATGACTACATCCACATGAAGAGAGATAGAGGTGTACTGTACATGAGCGAGGTTGATATTGGGCTTACGTTCCCTGATTACTTCACGGCCCTTTTCAGGGCCAAGGTGGGATCGCCTTCGGTTCTACGCGATGTGTTGTTGAGAGGAGCCAAGGTTAAGGGAGACGAGGCGGTGAGGAGGGGGATTGTGGAGGCGGCACACGATAACGAGGAGAGGTTGAGTGAGGCTACGATGCGCCTGGGGGAACAGTTGGCGTCGAGAAAATGGCTTGGCGAGATTTACAAGGAGATAAGGAAGAGTTTGTATCCAGAGTTATGTGGCGTGCTTGGATTGGACCATGCAATAATTGCTAAACTCTGA
- the LOC7492422 gene encoding uncharacterized protein At4g14450, chloroplastic has protein sequence MANTLRNSNSAAARSQPSRLQRRRPASLQISPASSSSSCWKVAIPLLSPLITSPTAMDMKSREDPQPPPRSQGTEGEKPVVFTKWQHPAAPLCYEPAKFKPSFSVPV, from the coding sequence ATGGCAAATACACTTCGAAATAGCAACTCCGCCGCAGCTCGGTCGCAGCCCAGCCGGCTCCAGCGGCGGAGACCAGCGTCCTTGCAGATCAGtccagcttcttcttcttcttcctgttGGAAAGTTGCGATTCCTCTCTTGTCTCCGCTTATTACTTCGCCTACCGCGATGGACATGAAGTCTCGGGAGGATCCGCAACCACCGCCGAGGAGTCAGGGAACGGAGGGGGAGAAGCCAGTGGTGTTCACGAAGTGGCAGCACCCGGCGGCTCCTTTATGTTACGAGCCGGCTAAGTTTAAGCCCTCATTTTCTGTGCCTGTATAG